Below is a window of Eschrichtius robustus isolate mEscRob2 chromosome 13, mEscRob2.pri, whole genome shotgun sequence DNA.
TGTtcgcttttaaaaaatctactcaCCTATGTGAGTAGATTGTTAGTTTGTAGGCCATTCTAGGGAAAATTTGTGAGGCACAATAGTATCTCAAAGAATCcagtgagaaaaacagaagttaaaATGGATCTTCAATGTCTCTTCATTAATTCAGTTCTCTTGGCATATAGAAAATTCTGGAAAAGTCTATGAAGCTAAAGGTTTCACTCTTTTCAGGTGGCAGTTAAGATACCACAGTAGTCCTAAGGCATTTTGTCTCACCTTGCTGTTTGCCAAAACTAGGATAAATGAGTGGCTTGAAGGAAAAAGAGTCAAAGTTAACATGACAACCAAATTGGCTTGATGTTTCTGCAGTTTAAGGAAAACCCAACCTGTTAATAGGACAGAAGAAACGTGAAccatgaagaggaggaggaaagacatCACCTTTTTCATGGCTCTTTTATGGGCCTCTATGCTGAAGTCCTTTGAGCTGGGGTTGAGCTGCAAATTCCTGGTGTGTCTCATCAAGGAGAGGAATAAACGGAGCAATGAGGTCAGGGACAGAAGAAAGGGGATTAGGCAGATGAAGGTGAAAACAATCAACATGTCAAGATACAGAGTTTTACTTACATCTGAGGGCCATGTTGagtttctttcatatattttgtagACATTAGTCCAGACACCATTAAACGCATCTACTAATTCAAAGTTCAAAAACAGTAAGAGCAAAGACCCCAACAGAAGCACAAGTACCACTCTACGAATTTGCCACCGCAGCCAGGTGAAGCAGGGGTGGGAGGAACTGGCTACTTTAAAGAGGCAGAAAACACTTAGACAGGTAGCAAACCAGGTAGCTAGGTGATTGGACAGGGTCCAAAAAATTTTTGCCAGTTTATCAATGGCATATAGATGTGGCCATAACACCAGTACAAACGAGTCAAATAGCATTTTCCAATGTTGACTGATTCTGGAGATTGCCAGGCCGGTGAGGATGCAGTCAGCTGATGAGAACTTCGGTCTCTTCACCCAGTCAATGCAGTTAACTAGTACAATGAACCCATTCCCCAGCATTCCAATCATGAATTCTCCTATTACCTCTACCAGAAAAGTA
It encodes the following:
- the TAS2R42 gene encoding taste receptor type 2 member 42; the encoded protein is MPSGVENTFLVEVIGEFMIGMLGNGFIVLVNCIDWVKRPKFSSADCILTGLAISRISQHWKMLFDSFVLVLWPHLYAIDKLAKIFWTLSNHLATWFATCLSVFCLFKVASSSHPCFTWLRWQIRRVVLVLLLGSLLLLFLNFELVDAFNGVWTNVYKIYERNSTWPSDVSKTLYLDMLIVFTFICLIPFLLSLTSLLRLFLSLMRHTRNLQLNPSSKDFSIEAHKRAMKKVMSFLLLFMVHVSSVLLTGWVFLKLQKHQANLVVMLTLTLFPSSHSFILVLANSKVRQNALGLLWYLNCHLKRVKPLAS